A section of the Alkalihalobacillus sp. LMS39 genome encodes:
- the opp1C gene encoding nickel/cobalt ABC transporter permease, with protein MRLIKIVSQDKVTMVSFIIIIATIVIGMFAPVFAPHDPIKVNMALRYATPSWEFLLGNDHLGRCILSRLIYGIRPSVLAVLVALLISVLIGVILGFIAGYYKGKVDALIMRTCDTMLSFPGYVMALAIVGILGVGLENILFAFILIKWAWFARLIRTSVMQYTELEYVKFAKAAGMSNTHIIYKHIVPVTFSDVAVLSSSTIGSMILQISGFSFLGLGIQAPQAEWGMMLNEAREVMFTRPELMLAPGLAIIIVVSAFNFLADGLQVAVDPTLAHSSKQEINTSLFPMKRLKKEVAK; from the coding sequence ATGCGATTGATAAAAATAGTAAGCCAAGATAAAGTAACGATGGTATCTTTTATTATCATCATAGCCACCATTGTCATTGGGATGTTTGCCCCTGTTTTTGCCCCTCATGACCCAATTAAAGTTAATATGGCTCTTCGCTATGCCACACCGTCCTGGGAGTTTTTATTAGGAAATGACCATTTAGGTCGTTGTATCTTATCGAGACTCATTTACGGTATTCGACCAAGTGTGTTAGCGGTGCTCGTTGCTCTTCTTATCTCTGTTTTAATAGGGGTAATACTCGGGTTTATCGCCGGTTATTATAAGGGGAAAGTGGACGCTCTTATTATGAGAACTTGTGATACAATGCTTTCTTTTCCAGGATATGTGATGGCCTTAGCTATCGTAGGAATATTAGGTGTCGGCCTTGAAAATATATTATTTGCTTTTATTTTAATAAAATGGGCTTGGTTTGCCCGACTTATTCGAACATCAGTAATGCAATACACAGAGTTAGAATATGTAAAGTTTGCAAAAGCAGCTGGGATGAGCAATACCCACATCATTTACAAACATATTGTTCCTGTAACATTTTCTGATGTTGCGGTTCTCTCGAGTAGTACGATTGGATCGATGATATTACAAATATCGGGTTTTTCTTTTTTAGGATTAGGGATTCAAGCTCCACAAGCCGAATGGGGTATGATGCTCAATGAAGCACGGGAAGTGATGTTTACAAGACCAGAGCTAATGCTAGCACCTGGTTTAGCCATTATTATTGTTGTTTCTGCTTTTAATTTCTTAGCGGATGGTCTTCAAGTTGCAGTTGATCCGACATTGGCGCATTCTAGTAAACAAGAAATAAACACATCTCTTTTTCCTATGAAACGATTGAAAAAAGAGGTGGCGAAATAA
- the nikA gene encoding nickel ABC transporter substrate-binding protein produces MACTTVEETGTDSSEDEKSEIVYAAANDINDMNPHLYTGSMPAQGMVFESLVENTAEGIQPLLAESWKISDDGKVYTFYLREDVTFHDGEPFNADAVKQNIEAVQSNAERHSWIRLSTKLEEVNVVDEYTVEFILTEPYYPTLHELSMTRPYVFISPKDFIDGETKEGVNGYHGTGPYMLTEHKVDEYATFEANEQYWDGEPSIKKITSKVLPAGETTFLALQKGEINFVFTDDRGTDSLNVEAMNQLVESSEFQLVRSEAMNTKMIVANSSKHESPIGETAVREAIWYAIDRQTISNTIFDGTETEAHTLFSPNIQYANVELKERGFDLEKAKERLDEAGWTLEEGSHVRAKDGKSLALTLYYDSNSSSQKTQAEFIQSSLAEIGMEVEIYGEESTSISNRRATGEYELLFNQTWGLAYDPQSTISAFMTESSYLHTTSGIAQAEELYDKIDEVMVSTDEDKRKALYEDILTIVHNEAVFIPLTNGSLTIIAPKDVKGIQFKQTQFELPFERMYFE; encoded by the coding sequence ATGGCGTGTACTACAGTAGAAGAAACTGGAACAGATTCAAGTGAAGACGAAAAGTCAGAAATCGTTTATGCCGCTGCAAATGATATTAATGATATGAATCCTCACTTATACACTGGATCAATGCCAGCACAAGGGATGGTCTTTGAGTCATTAGTTGAGAATACAGCAGAAGGAATTCAACCGTTGTTAGCTGAATCATGGAAAATTTCAGATGACGGCAAAGTATATACGTTTTATTTGCGAGAAGACGTGACGTTTCATGACGGAGAACCGTTTAATGCTGATGCAGTAAAACAAAATATAGAAGCTGTCCAAAGCAATGCGGAACGCCATTCGTGGATTCGGTTATCTACTAAACTTGAAGAAGTAAATGTTGTCGATGAGTATACGGTTGAGTTTATTTTAACAGAACCGTATTATCCAACGTTACATGAATTATCGATGACGAGACCGTATGTATTTATTTCACCAAAAGATTTTATCGACGGGGAAACGAAAGAAGGTGTAAATGGCTATCATGGTACAGGCCCTTACATGCTTACAGAACATAAAGTAGACGAATATGCGACATTTGAAGCGAATGAACAGTATTGGGACGGGGAGCCAAGCATTAAGAAAATTACGTCAAAAGTTTTGCCAGCAGGTGAAACGACATTTCTAGCATTGCAAAAAGGAGAAATAAATTTTGTGTTTACGGACGACCGGGGGACAGATAGTTTGAATGTGGAAGCTATGAATCAATTAGTTGAATCTAGTGAATTTCAACTAGTTCGAAGTGAAGCAATGAATACGAAAATGATCGTCGCTAATAGTAGCAAGCATGAGAGTCCAATAGGAGAAACGGCGGTTCGTGAAGCGATTTGGTATGCTATTGACCGACAAACGATTAGTAACACTATTTTTGATGGAACAGAAACAGAGGCACATACTTTATTTTCTCCAAACATTCAATATGCCAACGTAGAGCTTAAAGAGCGAGGTTTTGATTTAGAAAAAGCAAAAGAACGATTAGATGAAGCAGGTTGGACATTAGAAGAAGGGTCTCATGTGAGAGCAAAGGATGGAAAGAGTCTAGCCTTAACCCTTTATTATGACAGTAATTCTTCATCTCAAAAAACACAAGCAGAGTTTATTCAAAGTTCATTAGCTGAAATTGGAATGGAAGTAGAAATATACGGAGAGGAATCAACATCAATCTCGAACCGAAGAGCAACAGGGGAATATGAATTACTTTTTAATCAAACATGGGGTCTTGCTTATGATCCGCAAAGTACGATTTCTGCTTTTATGACAGAATCATCTTATCTCCATACAACAAGCGGAATAGCTCAGGCAGAAGAACTATACGACAAGATTGATGAAGTCATGGTTTCAACTGATGAAGACAAACGTAAAGCTCTTTATGAAGATATTTTAACGATCGTTCATAATGAAGCTGTGTTTATTCCTTTAACAAATGGAAGTTTGACGATTATTGCCCCGAAGGACGTAAAGGGAATTCAATTTAAGCAAACACAATTTGAGCTGCCATTTGAACGAATGTATTTTGAATAA
- the opp1B gene encoding nickel/cobalt ABC transporter permease → MLGYIIKRIVLTMPLLVAISFLTFVLINLSPLDPAEVVLQAQGVPQITEELIVQTKAELGMDKPFFIQYFHWVLASLQLDFGYSFVTNDPVWTLIGPAFINTLKLTLVSSVVIIIVSIVLGVVCAIYEGKLVDKTVRGFSFMLTSMPSYWLATLMIWYFSVTLDLLPTSGMHSYQSYILPVIVITISYAGIYFRVVRSSVLSNKNKDFVLYARACGITESRIMIHILKNSMQVAVSVFCMAIPIILGSTVVIENVFAWPGLGSLTVKSILSRDFPVIQAYVLILAVTFVLFNMISDIINAGMNPKLRNDL, encoded by the coding sequence ATGCTAGGCTACATCATAAAAAGAATCGTGCTAACAATGCCATTATTGGTTGCGATATCGTTTTTGACATTTGTTTTAATTAATCTGTCTCCGTTAGACCCGGCAGAGGTTGTCCTGCAAGCGCAAGGAGTACCTCAAATTACAGAAGAGCTCATTGTTCAAACGAAAGCTGAATTAGGGATGGATAAACCGTTCTTTATTCAATATTTTCATTGGGTATTAGCTAGCCTTCAGCTAGATTTTGGTTATTCGTTTGTAACCAATGATCCTGTTTGGACACTTATAGGCCCTGCATTTATCAATACGTTGAAACTGACGCTCGTATCGTCGGTTGTCATTATCATAGTATCGATTGTATTAGGGGTTGTTTGTGCAATATATGAAGGAAAACTAGTTGACAAGACAGTAAGAGGTTTTTCTTTTATGTTAACGTCAATGCCGTCTTATTGGTTAGCGACGTTAATGATTTGGTACTTTTCTGTCACACTCGATTTGCTGCCGACGAGTGGAATGCACTCTTATCAAAGTTATATTCTACCGGTTATCGTCATTACGATAAGCTATGCTGGTATTTACTTTCGGGTTGTTCGTAGTTCTGTATTGAGCAATAAAAATAAAGATTTTGTTTTGTATGCAAGAGCTTGTGGGATAACTGAATCGCGAATCATGATTCATATTTTGAAAAATTCAATGCAAGTTGCTGTTTCTGTTTTTTGTATGGCGATTCCGATTATTTTAGGAAGTACTGTTGTCATTGAAAATGTTTTTGCTTGGCCAGGGTTAGGAAGTTTAACGGTGAAGTCAATATTAAGTCGTGATTTTCCAGTTATTCAAGCGTATGTCCTTATTTTAGCTGTCACATTTGTGTTGTTTAATATGATATCAGACATTATTAATGCGGGAATGAACCCCAAACTAAGGAATGACCTATAA
- a CDS encoding MFS transporter yields MGSGAMSWPFLRLYVLVFLYFSANSMLNVIIPLQGESLGATNATIGMIMGAYLFTTMFFRPWAGQMIQKYGPIKVLRIILVINGFALILYTMTGLGGYLIARMLQGVSTAFFSMALQIGIIDALPEKDRSQGISLYSLFSYLPGIIGPLLALGIWQGGMSYFTVIMVAIAMTTGIFGYSAKIEKEETEPIPAANEKVKMLSFFAQLIKNPFLFKCSVLMLVSSMIFGAVTVFIPLYAMEIKAGNAGIYLMLQAATVVFARFTLRKRIPSDGKWHSSFIMGTMLLLTVAAQSISFSLVGGALFFYVGAVLMGIAQALLYPTLTTYLSFVLPKANRNVLLGLFIAMADLGVSLGGVIMGPIADLFSYSVMYMICAGLGVIMFFFAYERKKTNKMVA; encoded by the coding sequence ATGGGTAGTGGAGCAATGTCTTGGCCATTTTTGCGGCTGTATGTATTAGTATTTCTCTATTTTAGTGCTAACTCCATGCTGAATGTGATTATTCCCCTTCAAGGAGAATCATTAGGAGCAACGAACGCAACGATTGGTATGATTATGGGCGCTTATTTATTTACAACGATGTTTTTTCGTCCTTGGGCAGGACAAATGATTCAAAAGTATGGTCCAATTAAAGTGTTACGAATCATTTTAGTTATTAATGGATTTGCTCTCATCCTTTATACGATGACGGGATTAGGAGGATATCTCATTGCACGGATGCTCCAAGGAGTATCAACGGCTTTTTTTTCGATGGCATTACAAATTGGAATTATTGATGCGTTACCTGAAAAAGACCGTTCTCAAGGGATATCTCTTTATTCCTTATTTTCTTATCTACCTGGAATAATCGGACCACTCCTAGCATTAGGCATATGGCAAGGTGGGATGAGTTATTTTACAGTCATAATGGTTGCCATCGCGATGACGACTGGAATTTTCGGTTATAGTGCGAAAATAGAAAAAGAAGAGACTGAACCAATACCTGCCGCAAATGAGAAGGTTAAAATGTTGAGTTTTTTTGCTCAGTTAATCAAAAATCCATTTTTATTTAAATGCAGTGTCTTGATGTTAGTATCTTCGATGATTTTTGGAGCCGTCACTGTGTTTATTCCGTTATATGCGATGGAAATAAAAGCAGGAAATGCAGGGATATACCTCATGCTTCAAGCAGCGACTGTTGTATTCGCTCGCTTCACGCTACGAAAGAGGATTCCATCAGATGGAAAATGGCATTCCTCTTTTATTATGGGCACGATGTTGTTGTTAACGGTAGCTGCTCAAAGCATCAGCTTTTCCCTTGTTGGTGGAGCTCTTTTCTTTTATGTTGGAGCCGTATTGATGGGGATTGCTCAAGCTCTTCTTTACCCGACACTAACGACGTACTTGTCCTTTGTGTTACCAAAAGCAAACCGAAATGTTCTCTTAGGTTTATTTATTGCGATGGCTGATTTAGGAGTGTCGTTGGGAGGCGTCATTATGGGGCCAATAGCGGATCTTTTTTCTTATTCTGTTATGTATATGATTTGTGCAGGTTTAGGGGTTATTATGTTCTTTTTTGCTTATGAACGGAAAAAAACAAACAAAATGGTTGCCTAA
- a CDS encoding YibE/F family protein, whose protein sequence is MSVVTCLAIILFLLMVWVGGKKGARSFVALFLNFAVLFLTILFMSNPNGNPLLLTFFACTVISCINLFYINRFNIKTVTAFIATVITTVILLVLIIVVTDHAMIQGFGEEEIEELSIFSLYVGVDFVKIGAAVIIMSTIGAIIDIAISLSSPMREIYYHNPTIRRKDLFLSGLAIGRDILGTSANTLFFAFFGGYMALLLWYKDLSYSFGQIINSKIFSAEMMTILCAGIGVALCIPITSWITAYFLVKKRDDVEGEK, encoded by the coding sequence ATGAGTGTAGTCACATGTTTAGCGATCATCTTATTTTTATTAATGGTGTGGGTCGGAGGAAAAAAAGGCGCCCGTTCTTTTGTTGCATTGTTTCTTAATTTTGCAGTCTTGTTTCTAACGATTCTTTTCATGTCCAATCCAAATGGTAATCCATTGTTGTTAACATTTTTCGCTTGTACCGTAATTAGCTGCATTAATTTATTTTATATTAATCGCTTCAACATCAAGACAGTCACTGCCTTTATCGCTACAGTAATCACAACCGTTATTCTCCTCGTACTCATTATTGTCGTCACAGATCATGCGATGATTCAAGGGTTTGGTGAAGAAGAAATTGAAGAGCTTAGTATCTTTTCTCTTTATGTCGGTGTAGATTTCGTGAAAATCGGAGCAGCCGTTATAATTATGAGTACAATTGGCGCCATCATCGATATAGCGATTTCTCTCTCTTCTCCGATGCGTGAAATCTATTACCACAATCCAACTATCCGGCGAAAAGATTTGTTTTTGTCGGGGCTAGCGATTGGACGAGACATTTTAGGGACGAGTGCGAATACTTTATTTTTCGCTTTTTTTGGAGGCTATATGGCCTTACTTTTATGGTATAAAGACTTGTCGTATTCCTTTGGACAGATTATTAATTCGAAAATATTTAGTGCAGAAATGATGACAATCCTTTGTGCTGGCATTGGCGTGGCATTATGTATTCCGATCACGTCTTGGATTACGGCCTATTTTTTAGTAAAAAAACGTGATGATGTTGAAGGGGAAAAATAA
- a CDS encoding TIGR00730 family Rossman fold protein, producing MKTIAVFCGSSPGNDPVYMEQARKLGEVLVENNINLVYGGATVGCMGAVADAVMAKGGKVIGVIPEKLRNVEIAHEQLTELHVVKTMHERKALIADYADGFIAMPGGTGTLEEWFEVFTWAQLGYHEKPCAFLNVNEYYSPILSLFDHMIEQGFVKADYKKLIVIDKEPSQLVSKLQHYQSAYIHKW from the coding sequence ATGAAAACAATTGCCGTTTTTTGTGGGTCAAGTCCAGGAAATGACCCTGTTTATATGGAGCAAGCGCGAAAACTAGGAGAAGTCCTTGTGGAAAACAATATCAATCTCGTATATGGAGGAGCTACTGTTGGTTGTATGGGAGCTGTTGCCGATGCGGTCATGGCTAAAGGAGGCAAAGTCATTGGTGTCATACCTGAAAAACTAAGAAATGTGGAAATTGCACATGAGCAGTTAACAGAGCTTCATGTTGTGAAAACAATGCATGAACGAAAAGCGTTAATTGCCGATTATGCTGATGGCTTTATTGCAATGCCAGGAGGAACAGGAACATTAGAAGAGTGGTTTGAAGTGTTTACATGGGCCCAACTAGGATATCATGAAAAACCGTGTGCTTTTTTAAACGTAAATGAATATTATTCACCAATCTTATCTTTGTTTGACCATATGATTGAACAAGGATTTGTAAAGGCAGACTATAAAAAACTGATTGTAATCGACAAAGAACCAAGTCAATTAGTTTCAAAACTTCAACACTATCAAAGTGCATATATTCATAAATGGTAA
- a CDS encoding ABC transporter ATP-binding protein, with product METLLDVRHLKIVDSRTQQVIIKDSSFQLETGRCLGIVGESGSGKSVTCKAVMRLNRQWLHQTGEIAFQGLDLNSISEKEMRKKRGKHICMIVQNGMSAFDPSSRIGVYLRETLQTHYRWNKTECEEKMIEAMGKVRLQHPSDILKKYPHELSGGMLQRIMIALALVLEPDLLIADEPTTALDAISQYEVVEQFILLRERIGCSVLFISHDLGVVRKIADDVIVMKEGEIVESGETETIFNAPKHEYTKYLISTRAALSDNFKKMMGRA from the coding sequence ATGGAAACTCTTTTAGATGTGAGACATTTAAAGATTGTAGACAGCCGAACACAACAAGTCATTATTAAAGATAGTTCTTTTCAGCTTGAAACAGGCCGATGCCTTGGGATTGTTGGAGAAAGTGGTAGTGGGAAGTCTGTCACTTGTAAAGCGGTGATGAGATTAAATCGGCAATGGCTCCATCAAACAGGAGAAATTGCCTTTCAAGGGTTGGACTTAAATTCGATTTCTGAAAAAGAAATGAGAAAAAAACGTGGCAAGCATATTTGTATGATCGTTCAAAATGGAATGAGTGCTTTTGACCCGTCTAGTAGGATTGGGGTTTATTTACGAGAAACATTACAAACACATTATCGCTGGAATAAAACAGAGTGCGAAGAAAAAATGATAGAAGCAATGGGAAAAGTAAGGTTGCAACATCCGAGTGACATCTTAAAGAAATATCCACATGAGCTTTCAGGAGGAATGTTACAAAGAATAATGATAGCGTTGGCACTTGTATTAGAACCTGACCTCTTAATTGCAGATGAACCGACAACAGCCCTTGATGCAATTTCACAATATGAAGTCGTTGAGCAGTTTATATTACTGCGGGAGAGAATCGGTTGTTCCGTTCTTTTTATTTCACATGACTTAGGTGTTGTACGAAAAATTGCAGATGATGTTATCGTCATGAAAGAAGGAGAAATCGTAGAGTCTGGAGAGACGGAAACTATTTTTAATGCACCGAAACATGAGTATACAAAATATTTAATTTCTACAAGAGCGGCGTTAAGTGATAATTTCAAAAAAATGATGGGGAGAGCATAG
- a CDS encoding HAD family hydrolase, with translation MDSIIFDLDGTLWDSSSTVLMAWNEILNQHPKVQKKITLEDLHGSMGLQIDEIGQKLFPYLQEDERIELLQKCGEVENDYLRKLGGKLYDQVEHVLHTLSKKYKLFIVSNCQEGYIEAFFHFHNVGKYFLDYENPGRTGLSKGENIKLVMGRNQLNRPIYIGDTEGDVKAARWANIPFVYAAYGFGDVSESDETIENVADLLELYR, from the coding sequence ATGGATAGTATTATTTTTGATTTAGACGGAACATTATGGGATTCAAGTTCAACGGTTCTCATGGCATGGAATGAAATTTTAAATCAACATCCTAAAGTACAAAAGAAAATTACCCTTGAAGATTTACATGGCTCAATGGGGCTACAAATCGATGAAATTGGACAAAAGTTATTTCCTTACTTGCAGGAAGATGAGCGAATAGAGCTCCTACAAAAATGTGGGGAAGTGGAAAACGACTATTTACGTAAGCTTGGAGGAAAGTTATACGACCAAGTTGAACACGTACTTCATACGCTTTCTAAAAAATATAAGCTTTTTATCGTCAGTAATTGTCAGGAAGGGTATATTGAAGCGTTTTTCCACTTTCATAATGTCGGTAAGTATTTTTTAGATTACGAGAATCCAGGTAGGACCGGGTTATCTAAAGGAGAAAACATAAAGCTAGTAATGGGAAGAAATCAATTAAACCGTCCGATTTATATTGGAGATACAGAAGGGGATGTAAAAGCAGCCAGATGGGCAAACATTCCATTTGTCTATGCCGCGTACGGATTCGGTGACGTGAGTGAGTCTGATGAAACGATTGAAAATGTTGCTGACTTGTTGGAGTTGTATCGGTAA
- a CDS encoding YibE/F family protein, protein MFLFLAVCVVSSLFFVFHNYSFYERPIAKIIETQLIETTETVDMYNNEDQLYTQSIIAEIKNGEYKGQLISLTNEYSSSQAYDQEYRVGNELFVWIDETTVGSAEITGTIQDVKRDKYLLLVTWIFIFTLLLVGKKQGLYSIISLFVNAAILSYALDVYIKTSNISLVFICGVSVILFTIISLLLVNGRNEKTYAAIVATLICTFLLLLTAYLVMWATAEQGLRYEEMQFLTRPHQMVFMAGVLVGSLGAVMDVAITMSSSIFSLYEKNNNISVKAMKTSGMEIGKDIMGTMTNILFFAYISGSIPMMILYLNNYAPIGFTLSMNLSLELARALAGGIGIVLTIPIGLYITIYFVKVKRARR, encoded by the coding sequence ATGTTTCTATTCCTTGCCGTTTGTGTTGTTTCGTCTCTCTTTTTTGTTTTTCATAATTATTCGTTTTATGAACGACCTATTGCGAAAATCATAGAAACTCAATTGATAGAAACGACAGAGACGGTTGATATGTATAACAATGAGGACCAATTATATACCCAAAGCATCATCGCTGAAATAAAAAACGGAGAGTATAAAGGACAGTTGATTTCGTTAACAAATGAGTATTCATCTTCTCAAGCGTATGACCAGGAATACCGAGTCGGGAACGAGCTATTCGTTTGGATTGATGAAACGACTGTCGGAAGTGCTGAAATCACAGGCACTATTCAAGATGTGAAACGAGATAAATATTTATTGCTCGTCACCTGGATATTTATTTTCACATTATTGCTTGTCGGAAAAAAACAAGGGTTGTATTCTATCATTAGTTTATTTGTGAACGCTGCGATTTTGTCGTATGCATTAGATGTTTACATTAAAACATCAAATATTAGTTTAGTATTTATATGTGGAGTAAGTGTCATTTTATTTACTATCATTTCTCTTTTACTTGTAAACGGAAGGAATGAAAAAACATATGCTGCCATCGTTGCGACACTCATCTGTACCTTTCTTCTATTGCTCACTGCCTATCTCGTCATGTGGGCCACTGCGGAGCAAGGTCTCCGCTATGAAGAAATGCAGTTTTTAACTCGTCCACATCAAATGGTATTTATGGCGGGGGTGTTAGTCGGTTCGCTTGGAGCTGTTATGGATGTAGCGATAACGATGTCTTCTTCGATTTTTAGTTTGTATGAAAAAAATAACAACATCTCTGTGAAAGCAATGAAAACATCAGGAATGGAAATCGGTAAAGATATTATGGGCACAATGACAAATATTTTGTTTTTTGCTTATATTAGTGGCTCCATTCCGATGATGATTTTATATTTAAATAATTATGCACCCATTGGCTTTACCCTTTCGATGAACCTCTCATTAGAATTGGCACGGGCTTTAGCTGGTGGCATTGGAATTGTATTAACGATTCCAATTGGATTATATATTACGATATACTTCGTGAAAGTGAAGAGGGCGAGACGATGA
- a CDS encoding ABC transporter ATP-binding protein: MLEVKNVEKSYKSGVLFSKKSQIVIKNVSFSCQEGECLGIIGESGSGKSTLGRLMLGIEKPDRGSVLFEGKNVIDRKVRRGHLSAVFQDYKSSINPFFTVEDAMYEPLCYWKKTKREHDMKIDKLLEQVGLNPSYRKKYPHELSGGEVQRVCIARAISTEPACIVFDEAISSLDVSVQTQVLELLKQVKQTYHLSYIFITHDVQAAAFLCERVIIFRNGQIEEIVHLQSLKDVQSAYAQSLLQAIITF; this comes from the coding sequence TTGCTAGAAGTTAAAAATGTAGAAAAGTCATATAAAAGTGGAGTGTTATTTTCAAAAAAAAGCCAAATAGTCATAAAGAATGTTAGCTTTTCATGTCAAGAAGGGGAATGTCTTGGCATTATCGGTGAAAGTGGAAGTGGAAAGTCGACGTTAGGACGGCTAATGTTAGGAATTGAAAAACCAGACCGAGGGAGCGTGTTATTTGAGGGGAAAAACGTCATCGATAGGAAAGTCCGTCGGGGCCATTTAAGTGCTGTGTTTCAAGACTATAAATCTTCTATTAATCCTTTTTTTACAGTAGAAGATGCGATGTATGAACCGTTATGTTATTGGAAAAAGACTAAACGAGAACACGACATGAAAATTGATAAATTACTAGAACAGGTTGGTTTAAATCCGTCTTATCGGAAAAAGTATCCGCATGAGTTATCAGGGGGAGAAGTTCAACGAGTTTGTATTGCAAGAGCAATATCAACTGAACCAGCATGTATTGTGTTTGATGAAGCAATTAGTTCATTAGATGTTTCTGTTCAAACGCAAGTTCTTGAGTTATTAAAACAAGTAAAACAAACGTATCACTTAAGTTATATTTTTATCACCCATGACGTCCAAGCCGCTGCTTTTCTATGTGAGCGGGTGATTATTTTTAGAAACGGACAAATTGAAGAAATCGTTCATCTTCAAAGTTTGAAAGATGTTCAATCGGCTTATGCACAATCTTTGTTGCAAGCCATTATTACATTTTAA
- a CDS encoding AAA family ATPase, translating into MFLKRIEMLKDTIPNQAEYPFSIPAIQNFQQLHLEKNVTFFVGENGSGKSTLLEAIAYKCQFNTAGGGRNNTYDLEASESALGNYIRLSWLPKISNGFFLRAESFYHFASHIDSVRAWEAYGGKSLHEQSHGESFLSLFLHRFNGKAIYLLDEPEAALSPQRQLAFLKIIHDLSSTGECQFIIATHSPILLGYPEAAILSFDSGEIKKIDYEETDHYQITKYFLDHRERFLDEILREEDDE; encoded by the coding sequence ATGTTTTTAAAAAGAATTGAAATGCTTAAAGACACTATTCCTAATCAAGCCGAATATCCATTTTCAATTCCAGCGATTCAAAATTTCCAGCAACTACATTTAGAGAAGAATGTGACCTTTTTTGTTGGTGAAAATGGCTCAGGGAAATCAACATTGCTTGAAGCGATTGCCTATAAATGCCAATTTAACACAGCTGGTGGTGGAAGAAATAATACATATGACCTCGAAGCTTCGGAATCTGCTCTTGGCAACTATATTCGACTATCATGGTTACCGAAAATATCTAATGGCTTTTTTTTAAGAGCAGAGTCTTTTTATCATTTTGCCTCTCATATTGATTCGGTGAGGGCATGGGAAGCGTATGGAGGAAAGTCTTTACATGAACAGTCTCACGGGGAATCGTTTCTTTCTTTGTTTTTGCACCGCTTCAACGGAAAAGCGATTTATTTATTAGATGAGCCTGAGGCCGCCTTATCTCCCCAACGACAACTTGCGTTTTTAAAAATCATCCATGATTTATCATCGACAGGAGAATGTCAATTTATAATCGCGACACATTCACCGATTTTGTTAGGTTATCCTGAAGCTGCGATTCTTAGTTTTGATTCTGGCGAGATAAAGAAGATAGACTACGAAGAAACCGACCATTACCAAATAACAAAATACTTCCTAGACCACCGCGAGCGTTTTTTAGACGAGATTCTTAGGGAAGAAGATGATGAGTAG